CGCGGGTTCTGGTTGCGGTCCACGCCGATGAAGAACATCGGGCGGGTGTCGCCCGCGCAAGCTTGTCGGTAGGCGGCGCTCTTGGGCACCCGGGCGAAGTTGTTCGAGGTAAATCTCACCCCCGCCGGGAGGTCCGCCGCCCGGAGGCACTGGGTCTGCCCCACGTAGTCGATCACGCCGTTCCCGCTCGCGCCCGCCGCCGCGAAGAGGATGTCCGCCCCCCGGGCCCGCAGGGAGGCCGCGACCTCCTTGGCCCTGCCGGGATTGGTCCAGGCGTCGGGGGTGGTGCCCAGGTACTGGGCGATCACGCGCGCTCCCGGGTTGGCGGCCTTCACGCCCGCCGTGTACCCGGCCTCGAACTTGTGGATCAGGGGGATGTCCATGCCGCCCACGAAGCCCACGATGCCCGTGCTCGTGTTCAGCCCGGCGAGGTACCCGACGAGGTAGCTGCCCTGCTCGTCGGCGAAGGTCAGGCTGGCGACGTTCGGGGCGGGGCTCACGGCGTCCACGAGGCCGAAGTGCAGGCCGGGGTTCTCGCGGGCGACCTGGGTGATCGACGCGTTGCTGACCGTGCCCAGGCCGACGGTGAGGTCGAAGCCCCCGCGTGCGAAGGCGCGGATGCCCTCGACGACCTGGCTGGGGTCCGCGGCCTCGAAGTCCTTGATCTGCACGCCGAGCTGCCGCGCCGCGCGCTGGCCGCCCTCGTAGGCGCCCTGGTTGAAGCTCCCGTCGAACTTGCCCCCCGCGTGGAAGGCCATGCCCACCCGCACGATGTCATCCTGCGCCAGCGTGAGGGGCGTGGCGGCGAGGGCGGCGGTGACGGCCAGGGCGGGGGTCCGAACTCTCTTCATGGTTGTCCTCCGTGCAAAGGGGACCGGGTATCCCCGGACTCGCTCGAAGGAGTCTAAGGGGGTGAAGTCTGACGCGACGCCGGATGGGGACCCGAGACCCCTAAGCCTTGCCCTTCCGGGCGGCGTGTTTCGCCTGGGCCCTGGGCGGAGCGCTCTTTCCCCGGCCCTCGAACGAGGGCCACCCCGGCCCGCCCAGCGCCACCGCCACGCAGCCGACGAGCAGCAGCAGGGGCAGCTCCACCCCGCGCGGCGCGAAGAACCCGCCCCCCCGGTGAACGAACCAGATCGCCGCGAGCATCTCGGCGGCCAGCGCCGCCGCGATGGGCCGTGCGCCCAGCCCGAGCACGATGAGCACCCCGCCCGCCAGCTCCAGTACGGCGACGAGCGGGGCGGTCAGGAGGGGGAGAGGCACCCGCCACGCCCCGAAGTTCGCCGTGACCGCCTCCAACCCCGACCCGAAGATCTTGTCCGTCCCGTGGGCCGCGAAGACGACGCCGACGACCACCCGCACCAGGGCGAGCGCGACCTCGGGCTGGCGGTTCATGGGGGGCAGTCTACCCCCCGCAAAGGGAAGGGAGGCGAGCCGCGTGGGCCGCCTCCCTGCAAAAAGTCGTGTGGGATTTACTTGCTGGGCACCTTGATCCGGCCGGCGACGATCTGGGCCTTGGCGGCCTCGACGCGGGCGACTTGGGCGCTGGGGATCAGGGCGCGGTTGTACTGGTCGACCGCGTAGCCGACGCCGCCTTCCTTGAGGCCGAAACGGCGCTCGCCGCCCTTGAAGCGGTTGTTCTTGACGTCGTTGATCAGCGAGTACACGGCGTTGTCCACCCGCTTGAGCATCGAGGTCAGGCCGTGGTTCATGGTGGCGGGGTTCTTGTCGAAATCGCCGAGATAATTCTGGTTGGAATCCACGCCGATGAAGAAGAGGGGCCGGGCGTTGCCCGCGCAGGCCGTCCGGTACGAGGCACTCTTCGTCACGCCCGCAAAGTTGTTGGAGTTGAACTTCACCCCACTGGGGAGCTGGGTGGCCTTGAGGCACTGGGTCTGCTTGATGTAGTCGATGACGCCGTTGCCGCTCGCGCCCGCCGCCGCGAAGAGGATGTCCGCCCCCTTGGCGCGCATCGAGGCCGCGATCTCCTTGGCCTTGCCGGGGTTGTTCCAGGCCTCAGGCGTCGTGCCGACGTACTGGGCGATCACGCGGGCGCGCGGGTTGGCGGCCTTCACGCCCGCCGTGTACCCGGCCTCGAACTTGTGGATCAGGGGGATGTCCATGCCGCCGACGAAGCCCACCACGCCCGTGGAGGAGTTCAGCCCGGCGAGGTAGCCCACCAGGTAGCTGCCCTCCTGCTCGGCAAAGACGAGGCTCGCCACGTTCTTCTGCGGGCTCACGTCGTCCACCAGCCCGAAGTACAGGTCAGGATTCTCCTTGGCGACCTGGGTAATGGAGGCGTTGTTGGCAAAGCCCACGCCGACGGTGAGGTCAAAGCCCTCGTTG
This Deinococcus aestuarii DNA region includes the following protein-coding sequences:
- a CDS encoding DoxX family protein: MNRQPEVALALVRVVVGVVFAAHGTDKIFGSGLEAVTANFGAWRVPLPLLTAPLVAVLELAGGVLIVLGLGARPIAAALAAEMLAAIWFVHRGGGFFAPRGVELPLLLLVGCVAVALGGPGWPSFEGRGKSAPPRAQAKHAARKGKA
- a CDS encoding BMP family lipoprotein; this encodes MKRVRTPALAVTAALAATPLTLAQDDIVRVGMAFHAGGKFDGSFNQGAYEGGQRAARQLGVQIKDFEAADPSQVVEGIRAFARGGFDLTVGLGTVSNASITQVARENPGLHFGLVDAVSPAPNVASLTFADEQGSYLVGYLAGLNTSTGIVGFVGGMDIPLIHKFEAGYTAGVKAANPGARVIAQYLGTTPDAWTNPGRAKEVAASLRARGADILFAAAGASGNGVIDYVGQTQCLRAADLPAGVRFTSNNFARVPKSAAYRQACAGDTRPMFFIGVDRNQNPRGDFDKNPATLNHGLTSMMKRADNAVYALIKEVRDGEFRGGVRRLGLREGGVGYAVDRYNRALIPSAQVLRVEAVKAGIIAGRIKVPTR
- a CDS encoding BMP family lipoprotein, coding for MKNFLMLALALTTTLAASPLTQAQGALRVGMAYDAGGKFDRSFNQSAYEGGARAVKTLGVQLKDFEPGDPSQVIQGIRSFANEGFDLTVGVGFANNASITQVAKENPDLYFGLVDDVSPQKNVASLVFAEQEGSYLVGYLAGLNSSTGVVGFVGGMDIPLIHKFEAGYTAGVKAANPRARVIAQYVGTTPEAWNNPGKAKEIAASMRAKGADILFAAAGASGNGVIDYIKQTQCLKATQLPSGVKFNSNNFAGVTKSASYRTACAGNARPLFFIGVDSNQNYLGDFDKNPATMNHGLTSMLKRVDNAVYSLINDVKNNRFKGGERRFGLKEGGVGYAVDQYNRALIPSAQVARVEAAKAQIVAGRIKVPSK